The following are encoded together in the Oceanobacillus zhaokaii genome:
- a CDS encoding sugar ABC transporter ATP-binding protein, with translation MNLLEIKGIKKSFDKNEVLKGIDFNVRRGEVHVLLGENGAGKSTLIKILTGVHKNDAGEIYWDGKLVEFNKPHDAMNLGISTIYQELNNVKQLKVYENIFLGREQKKRGKISFLNRDYMRKEAIRCLNELGQNGKELVDMEVGKLGMGQQQLVEIAKAIALEAKLIIMDEPTSSLSGREVEQLFKVVELLQKRRVAIIFITHKLEEIKRIGTRLTILRDGYMINTLPVKTTDPDYWIELMVGRSLDEKYPKKQFKVGKEGFRVENLLVEGASEPVSFHVNYGEIVGFSGLVGAGRTELARAIFGADPKYGGKVFIDGKEVTINSPSDAIKARIAFITEDRKNEGLQLDQSLHFNITLANMKHFANKKTRLLKLNDMKKEAADYVKELKIKTESIDINARFLSGGNQQKVVIAKWLCTKAKVFIFDEPTRGIDVGAKVEVYRLMNELVEQGNIVIMISSELPEILGICDRALVMSEGRITANIPIEKASQEVIMKYATGE, from the coding sequence GTGAATCTCCTTGAAATAAAGGGTATTAAAAAGAGCTTTGATAAAAACGAAGTGTTAAAGGGGATAGATTTTAATGTAAGACGCGGTGAGGTCCATGTCTTACTAGGAGAAAATGGTGCTGGAAAATCAACATTAATCAAAATATTAACTGGTGTTCATAAAAATGACGCTGGGGAAATTTATTGGGATGGTAAATTGGTAGAATTTAACAAACCCCATGATGCAATGAATCTAGGAATTTCAACAATTTATCAGGAATTAAATAATGTTAAGCAGCTTAAAGTGTATGAAAATATCTTTCTAGGAAGGGAACAGAAAAAAAGAGGGAAGATATCCTTTTTAAATCGAGATTATATGCGTAAAGAAGCAATTCGTTGCTTAAACGAATTAGGCCAAAATGGCAAGGAACTTGTTGATATGGAAGTTGGGAAACTTGGAATGGGTCAACAACAACTTGTTGAAATAGCAAAAGCAATTGCACTTGAAGCAAAACTAATCATTATGGATGAACCTACTTCTAGTCTAAGTGGTAGAGAGGTAGAACAGTTGTTTAAAGTAGTTGAGTTATTACAAAAGCGGAGAGTAGCTATCATTTTTATTACACATAAATTAGAAGAAATTAAGCGAATTGGTACACGATTAACAATACTTCGAGATGGTTATATGATTAATACACTTCCAGTTAAGACAACAGACCCTGACTACTGGATTGAATTAATGGTAGGTCGGAGTTTGGATGAAAAATACCCTAAAAAACAGTTTAAGGTTGGAAAAGAAGGATTTAGGGTAGAGAATCTTCTTGTTGAGGGGGCTTCTGAACCAGTAAGTTTTCATGTGAATTACGGAGAAATTGTTGGGTTTTCAGGATTAGTTGGAGCAGGACGGACTGAATTAGCCCGTGCAATATTCGGAGCTGATCCAAAATATGGAGGCAAAGTATTTATTGATGGTAAAGAAGTGACTATTAATTCGCCCAGTGATGCTATTAAGGCTAGAATAGCTTTTATTACTGAAGATAGAAAAAATGAAGGACTACAACTTGATCAATCATTACATTTCAATATCACTTTAGCTAATATGAAGCATTTTGCTAATAAAAAAACAAGATTATTAAAATTAAATGACATGAAAAAAGAAGCAGCAGATTATGTTAAGGAACTAAAGATAAAAACTGAGAGTATAGACATAAATGCAAGATTTTTAAGTGGTGGTAACCAACAAAAGGTGGTTATAGCTAAATGGTTATGTACAAAAGCAAAAGTCTTTATTTTTGATGAACCAACTAGAGGTATAGATGTTGGAGCTAAAGTAGAAGTTTATCGTTTAATGAATGAACTTGTAGAACAGGGGAATATCGTGATTATGATTTCGTCTGAGTTGCCAGAAATATTAGGAATTTGTGATCGTGCACTTGTTATGAGTGAAGGAAGAATTACTGCTAATATTCCAATTGAGAAAGCGAGTCAAGAAGTTATTATGAAATATGCTACAGGAGAGTGA
- a CDS encoding ABC transporter permease, whose translation MKKYLGKFGTLIALILLCLTFTFTSDQFLTMDNFMNIARQVSINALLAIGMLLPILTAGIDLSVGSILAFSSMVMAIVSVTMGINPIIGIIVALIIGAGFGLINGLLLTKLRLPHPFISTMGTQFIGRGLALMVTAAAPIAGFPILIQYMGNGFIGGLIPISFIIVIVVFITMHIFLTKTQTGRYIYAIGGNKEAARLSGINVDRVLLIVYTISGLMAGLAGVIQAGRVNAAFPTAGLMYETDAIAAVVIGGASMFGGVGTVIGTAIGAAIIAVLRNGLNLLNISSDIQMAVIGAVIILAVYVDVLRLRKRKRANR comes from the coding sequence TTGAAGAAATATTTAGGGAAGTTTGGTACATTAATAGCACTAATACTACTATGTTTAACTTTTACATTTACATCTGATCAGTTCTTAACAATGGATAACTTTATGAACATCGCCAGGCAAGTTTCCATAAATGCCTTGTTGGCTATTGGAATGCTTCTTCCAATCTTAACTGCTGGTATTGACTTGTCTGTCGGTTCAATACTAGCATTTTCTTCAATGGTAATGGCTATCGTAAGCGTTACAATGGGGATAAACCCAATAATAGGTATAATCGTAGCTCTTATAATTGGTGCTGGGTTTGGGCTTATTAACGGATTGCTATTGACTAAATTACGTTTACCACATCCTTTTATTTCAACAATGGGTACACAATTTATTGGGCGTGGATTAGCGTTAATGGTAACTGCAGCCGCCCCAATTGCTGGTTTTCCTATACTAATTCAATACATGGGAAATGGATTTATCGGCGGGTTAATACCAATAAGTTTCATAATAGTTATTGTTGTCTTCATTACCATGCATATATTTCTTACAAAAACTCAAACAGGCCGTTACATTTATGCAATTGGTGGTAATAAAGAAGCAGCACGTCTATCTGGGATAAATGTAGACCGAGTGCTATTAATCGTTTATACAATTAGTGGTTTAATGGCAGGTTTAGCAGGGGTTATTCAAGCAGGTCGTGTTAATGCAGCTTTCCCAACGGCTGGACTTATGTATGAAACTGATGCGATTGCCGCCGTGGTTATTGGTGGAGCAAGTATGTTTGGGGGAGTTGGTACTGTTATAGGTACTGCGATTGGTGCTGCTATTATTGCAGTCCTACGTAATGGATTAAACCTACTAAATATTTCATCTGATATCCAAATGGCTGTAATTGGTGCAGTTATTATTCTAGCTGTCTATGTGGATGTTCTAAGACTAAGAAAAAGAAAAAGAGCAAATAGATAA
- a CDS encoding sugar ABC transporter substrate-binding protein, translated as MKKKISFIIIAGLLMLLVSGCNLGTNAENSSSDGNTNNDDEIKISVVLKTASTPYWKVMQAGAEKAAEELGVKLNIVGPPSEAEIMQQVNMIEDQLSQNPDAILVAPLQPPTVVTLLQDVEIPVITLDTDAIMDSRLSYIGTDNYSAGVTGAELLINDLSLKSEDKVALIDGAAGNPATNDRIKGAKDTFEAAGVTIAAEQPADSDSTKAMNVMENVLQVEKDLKAVFVASDDMALGALRAVEASGLDIKVVGVNGDQIAAESILNGGMYASIAQKPYEMGYLGVKNAVANLKGEKIEPRIDSGLDIIKKDNAQEQIDFLSNEVN; from the coding sequence ATGAAAAAGAAAATATCATTTATAATTATTGCGGGTTTATTAATGCTACTTGTAAGTGGGTGTAATCTTGGAACAAATGCAGAAAATTCCTCATCTGATGGAAATACCAACAATGATGATGAAATTAAAATTTCAGTTGTTTTGAAAACAGCCTCCACTCCATATTGGAAAGTAATGCAAGCAGGGGCTGAAAAAGCAGCCGAAGAACTTGGAGTTAAATTAAATATCGTTGGGCCTCCATCAGAAGCAGAAATTATGCAACAAGTAAATATGATTGAGGATCAATTAAGTCAAAATCCTGATGCAATACTAGTAGCCCCACTTCAACCACCAACGGTTGTGACTTTATTACAAGATGTTGAAATACCAGTTATAACTCTTGATACTGATGCTATTATGGATAGTCGTTTATCCTATATTGGAACAGATAACTATTCTGCCGGCGTGACTGGTGCTGAATTATTAATTAATGATTTGAGTTTAAAATCCGAAGATAAAGTGGCTTTAATTGATGGCGCAGCAGGTAATCCAGCAACAAATGACCGTATCAAAGGTGCAAAAGATACATTTGAAGCAGCTGGTGTTACAATTGCTGCTGAGCAACCTGCGGATAGCGATTCTACAAAAGCTATGAATGTAATGGAAAACGTTCTTCAAGTAGAGAAAGATTTAAAAGCTGTATTTGTAGCTAGTGACGATATGGCTTTAGGAGCATTACGTGCAGTTGAGGCCTCAGGATTAGATATTAAGGTTGTCGGTGTTAATGGGGATCAGATAGCTGCTGAATCTATATTAAATGGTGGAATGTATGCATCAATTGCTCAAAAGCCATATGAAATGGGTTATTTAGGAGTGAAAAATGCTGTTGCCAATCTCAAAGGGGAAAAAATTGAGCCACGTATTGATAGTGGGCTAGATATTATTAAGAAAGACAATGCTCAAGAGCAAATAGACTTTTTATCAAACGAAGTTAATTAG